One stretch of Ictalurus punctatus breed USDA103 chromosome 5, Coco_2.0, whole genome shotgun sequence DNA includes these proteins:
- the ifrd2 gene encoding interferon-related developmental regulator 2 isoform X1, which yields MPRSKKGKRGATSNKGSLRQEVLLLQLSAKSALSRPGKNGGKGGSGASDDDLASDVLSHYSSASESASVLDEGTGEVVDDQTAQEETEDKLKQCIDNLMDKSVKTRLAALESLRLAFSSRVLYDFLLERRLTIGDCLERSLKKGGGEEQAAAATLCALLCIQLGGGFEGEEGFKMFRPVLSSILTDSCANLSARQSCARALGLCCYVSASDNAEDLLKCMGHLESVFVGAYPLGDGSLPSVKAGIPALHSAALQAWALLGTLCPASHINNMVSHHLPQLQACLESSEVNFRIAVGETIALLYELAREVNEEFQYEDCDVLCESLKRLATDGNKHRAKNDRRKQRSIFREVLHYIESEDFSEEKVRFGVEIVYLDGWMRHRIYDAFKEVLESGVSHHLQVNPLLRDIFGLGAPLILDTSVKATRISRTERHLFNSAAFKARTKLRNKVRDKRADVM from the exons GCTCTCTTCGACAGGAAGTACTTCTGTTGCAGCTTTCAGCCAAGTCGGCACTGTCGCGTCCAG GGAAGAATGGAGGAAAAGGAGGGTCCGGTGCCAGTGATGATGATTTGGCATCTGATGTGCTCAGTCATTACAGCAGTGCCAGTGAGAGTGCCTCAGTGCTGGATGAAGGAACAG GTGAGGTGGTGGATGACCAAACTGCTCAGGAGGAAACCGAAGACAAACTGAAGCAGTGTATCGACAACTTGATGGACAAGAG tgtgaaGACTCGGCTAGCAGCGCTGGAGAGCTTGCGACTAGCCTTCTCCTCCAGAGTGCTGTATGACTTCCTGCTGGAGAGACGCCTCACCATCGGCGACTGCCTGGAACGCAGCCTGAAGAAAG gtGGAGGAGAGGAGCAGGCTGCAGCAGCCACACTGTGTGCACTCCTCTGTATTCAGCTGGGAGGTGGATTTGAAGGCGAGGAGGGCTTTAAGATGTTCCGCCCTGTGCTTAGCTCCATCCTGACTGACAGCTGTGCCAACCTATCAGCTCGTCAGAGT tGTGCCCGAGCATTGGGCTTATGCTGCTACGTGTCCGCATCAGACAACGCTGAA GATTTGTTGAAGTGTATGGGGCATttggagagtgtgtttgtgggaGCGTATCCACTGGGTGATGGCAGCTTACCATCTGTTAAAGCTGGAATTCCAGCTCTCCACAGCGCTGCCCTTCAGGCCTGGGCTCTGCTCGGCACACTGTGTCCTGCCTCCCACATCAACAACATGGTCAGCCA tcaCTTGCCTCAGCTGCAGGCTTGTTTGGAGAGCAGTGAGGTGAACTTCAGGATCGCTGTAGGAGAAACCATCGCTCTGCTATATGAACTGGCACGAGAGGTTAACGAG GAGTTTCAGTATGAGGATTGCGATGTGCTGTGTGAGAGTCTGAAGCGTTTGGCAACAGACGGAAATAAACATCGGGCCAAAAATGACCGACGCAAGCAGCGGTCCATCTTCCGCGAGGTCCTGCATTATATCGAG AGTGAGGACTTCTCTGAGGAGAAGGTCCGTTTTGGGGTCGAGATTGTCTACCTTGATGGTTGGATGCGTCACCGGATTTATGATGCCTTTAAAGAGGTGCTGGAGTCTGGAGTCAGCCACCACCTGCAG GTTAACCCACTACTGAGAGATATTTTTGGACTTGGAGCTCCACTCATTCTGGACACTTCAGTCAAGGCCACCCGGATCTCCCGCACAGAAAGG cacCTTTTCAATTCTGCTGCGTTTAAAGCCCGGACAAAACTACGTAACAAAGTGAGAGACAAACGAGCAGACGTGATGTGA
- the ifrd2 gene encoding interferon-related developmental regulator 2 isoform X2: MPRSKKGKRGATSNKGKNGGKGGSGASDDDLASDVLSHYSSASESASVLDEGTGEVVDDQTAQEETEDKLKQCIDNLMDKSVKTRLAALESLRLAFSSRVLYDFLLERRLTIGDCLERSLKKGGGEEQAAAATLCALLCIQLGGGFEGEEGFKMFRPVLSSILTDSCANLSARQSCARALGLCCYVSASDNAEDLLKCMGHLESVFVGAYPLGDGSLPSVKAGIPALHSAALQAWALLGTLCPASHINNMVSHHLPQLQACLESSEVNFRIAVGETIALLYELAREVNEEFQYEDCDVLCESLKRLATDGNKHRAKNDRRKQRSIFREVLHYIESEDFSEEKVRFGVEIVYLDGWMRHRIYDAFKEVLESGVSHHLQVNPLLRDIFGLGAPLILDTSVKATRISRTERHLFNSAAFKARTKLRNKVRDKRADVM, from the exons GGAAGAATGGAGGAAAAGGAGGGTCCGGTGCCAGTGATGATGATTTGGCATCTGATGTGCTCAGTCATTACAGCAGTGCCAGTGAGAGTGCCTCAGTGCTGGATGAAGGAACAG GTGAGGTGGTGGATGACCAAACTGCTCAGGAGGAAACCGAAGACAAACTGAAGCAGTGTATCGACAACTTGATGGACAAGAG tgtgaaGACTCGGCTAGCAGCGCTGGAGAGCTTGCGACTAGCCTTCTCCTCCAGAGTGCTGTATGACTTCCTGCTGGAGAGACGCCTCACCATCGGCGACTGCCTGGAACGCAGCCTGAAGAAAG gtGGAGGAGAGGAGCAGGCTGCAGCAGCCACACTGTGTGCACTCCTCTGTATTCAGCTGGGAGGTGGATTTGAAGGCGAGGAGGGCTTTAAGATGTTCCGCCCTGTGCTTAGCTCCATCCTGACTGACAGCTGTGCCAACCTATCAGCTCGTCAGAGT tGTGCCCGAGCATTGGGCTTATGCTGCTACGTGTCCGCATCAGACAACGCTGAA GATTTGTTGAAGTGTATGGGGCATttggagagtgtgtttgtgggaGCGTATCCACTGGGTGATGGCAGCTTACCATCTGTTAAAGCTGGAATTCCAGCTCTCCACAGCGCTGCCCTTCAGGCCTGGGCTCTGCTCGGCACACTGTGTCCTGCCTCCCACATCAACAACATGGTCAGCCA tcaCTTGCCTCAGCTGCAGGCTTGTTTGGAGAGCAGTGAGGTGAACTTCAGGATCGCTGTAGGAGAAACCATCGCTCTGCTATATGAACTGGCACGAGAGGTTAACGAG GAGTTTCAGTATGAGGATTGCGATGTGCTGTGTGAGAGTCTGAAGCGTTTGGCAACAGACGGAAATAAACATCGGGCCAAAAATGACCGACGCAAGCAGCGGTCCATCTTCCGCGAGGTCCTGCATTATATCGAG AGTGAGGACTTCTCTGAGGAGAAGGTCCGTTTTGGGGTCGAGATTGTCTACCTTGATGGTTGGATGCGTCACCGGATTTATGATGCCTTTAAAGAGGTGCTGGAGTCTGGAGTCAGCCACCACCTGCAG GTTAACCCACTACTGAGAGATATTTTTGGACTTGGAGCTCCACTCATTCTGGACACTTCAGTCAAGGCCACCCGGATCTCCCGCACAGAAAGG cacCTTTTCAATTCTGCTGCGTTTAAAGCCCGGACAAAACTACGTAACAAAGTGAGAGACAAACGAGCAGACGTGATGTGA
- the dffb gene encoding DNA fragmentation factor subunit beta codes for MSKTQTKLKSFKVRRAGEAKKFGVAASTLKELIKKACGLLKMSASKVQCCLYEDGTVVTEDYFLHLTENTELVLLPDGQSWNGMVYDLSQILGLDRHSEQLIDAAQQLLTDEHSAKRRKILSELLCNLKDHAELENREDDEDWFQGIDLRFKTKSSYMKHNCEQRIRSYLKEVDSHARTIQNSKQKSEYQKVAASMAEKLKSMHYHGTYFDRREKELHRLCTKEGWFSCQGAFNVDQCESLHSINPYGNRESRILFSTWNLDHRIEKKRTIIPTLVKALQGKKSSDINLDYFYKLLFTRENLKLVHIVCHKKGAHDLACDSRKIYRRVKRN; via the exons atgtcgaaaacacaaacaaagctAAAATCATTCAAAGTGAGGCGAGCTGGAGAGGCGAAAAAATTCGGTGTGGCGGCATCTACTCTGAAAGAACTGATCAAAAAAGCATGCGGTCtacttaag ATGTCTGCGTCGAAGGTACAGTGCTGTTTGTATGAGGACGGGACGGTAGTGACAGAAGATTATTTTCTACATCTTACCGAAAACACCGAGTTAGTTCTACTTCCGGATGGACAGAGCTGGAACGGAA TGGTATATGACCTCAGCCAAATCCTCGGGCTGGACAGACACTCAGAACAGCTGATCGACGCAGCTCAACAGCTATTGACTGATGAGCATTCAGCTAAAAGGAGAAAAATCCTCAGTGAGCTCCTGTGTAATCTGAAAGATCATGCAGAGCTGGAGAATAGGGAAGATGATGAGGACTGGTTTCAAG GGATCGACTTAAGATTTAAGACCAAGTCCTCATACATGAAGCACAACTGTGAGCAAAGAATACGGTCATACTTGAAAGAG GTGGACAGCCATGCTCGCACTATTCAGAACTCTAAGCAGAAAAGTGAATATCAGAAGGTGGCAGCCAGCATGgcagaaaagctgaaatccatGCACTATCATGGCACTTACTTtgacagaagagaaaaagagctCCATCGACTGTGTACTAAAGAGGGCTGGTTCTCCTGCCAG GGTGCTTTTAATGTGGACCAGTGTGAATCTCTCCACTCAATAAACCCGTATGGTAACCGTGAGAGTAGAATCCTTTTCAGCACCTGGAATCTGGACCACAG GATCGAGAAGAAGAGAACCATCATACCCACTCTTGTCAAGGCACTTCAAGGTAAAAAGAGCAGTGATATAAACCTGGACTATTTCTACAAGCTGCTATTCACAAGAGAAAATCTCAAGCTGGTTCACATTGTCTGCCACAAGAAGGGAGCGCATGACCTAGCATGTGATTCACGGAAAATATACAGACGAGTTAAAAGGAATTGA
- the c5h1orf174 gene encoding UPF0688 protein C1orf174 homolog, whose protein sequence is MAGDSGERKRLPKRPSPGHRAEKASGSVTEPDRVQARLVSCADRGGRKERRGKENSAVKASASAARPNPERMEEAECCGSTDRADPGLFFDEDSNQIFPVEQFFGNLDAVQDISHKSTGTEGMSRREYRRRHYYAKEDSDEEQT, encoded by the exons atggCCGGCGACAGCGGGGAGAGGAAACGGCTGCCGAAGAGACCGTCACCCGGCCACAGAGCGGAGAAAGCGAGCGGCAGTGTAACCGAGCCGGACAGGGTTCAGGCCAGACTCGTGAGCTGTGCGGATCGCGGTGGGCGTAAAGAGCggagagggaaagaaaacagCGCGGTGAAAGCGAGCGCGTCGGCAGCGCGGCCAAACCCGGAGAGGATGGAGGAGGCGGAGTGCTGCGGATCCACCGACAGGGCAGACCCCGGCCTCTTCTTCGACGAGGACAGCAACCAAATTTTCCCAGTAGAGCAGTTCTTCGGAAACCTGGATGCAGTTCAG GACATTTCACACAAATCTACCGGCACGGAGGGAATGAGCAGACGAGAGTACAGGAGGCGCCATTACTATGCCAAAGAGGACAGTGACGAGGAGCAGACATAA
- the b3gnt7l gene encoding UDP-GlcNAc:betaGal beta-1,3-N-acetylglucosaminyltransferase 7, like, whose translation MDNLFRRNRVLKTLLSLTLVFATLLMIQKFKVVDIRMKEVRLDLKSNWCVSPQCKTKAADGNASAPVTQRAPAAWNITAITCTADSGLRTQSWFRTLDSRFHEFVLHRHCRYFPMVINHPEKCSGDVDLLIVVKSVIEQHDRREAVRLTWGKERTIGGKRVKTLFLLGTPAPGKDSKNLQKLLEYEDRIYRDILQWDFMDTFFNLTLKEVNFLRWFNIYCTNVPFIFKGDDDVFVNPTNLVDLIDFRTQEGKERDLFIGDTISKAAPIRNRQSKYYIPKELYNEPYPPYVGGGGFLMSSQLAYRFFAVSESVKLFPIDDVFLGMCLQKLGLAPEMHPGFKTFGIVRRKVSQMNSEPCFYRHLIVVHKLSPEELLRMWDTVHDVKLTCARKGID comes from the coding sequence ATGGATAATTTATTCCGGCGCAACAGAGTCTTAAAGACCTTGCTGAGTTTGACTTTAGTGTTTGCCACTTTGCTGATGATTCAAAAGTTCAAAGTGGTGGACATCCGAATGAAGGAGGTGCGTTTGGATCTAAAAAGCAACTGGTGCGTTTCTCCACAATGCAAGACTAAAGCCGCTGATGGAAACGCGTCGGCTCCGGTCACTCAGCGCGCTCCGGCTGCCTGGAACATCACCGCTATTACCTGCACTGCCGATTCCGGTCTGCGCACTCAGAGCTGGTTTAGGACTCTGGACTCCAGGTTTCACGAATTCGTCCTGCACAGACACTGCAGGTATTTCCCCATGGTCATAAATCACCCCGAGAAGTGCTCTGGGGACGTGGATCTGCTCATCGTGGTGAAGTCGGTTATAGAACAGCACGACCGCCGCGAGGCTGTGCGTCTCACCTGGGGCAAAGAGCGCACCATCGGTGGGAAAAGAGTCAAAACCCTGTTCCTGCTGGGCACCCCTGCGCCTGGAAAGGACTCCAAAAACCTACAGAAACTCCTAGAATACGAGGACAGAATCTATAGAGATATACTGCAATGGGATTTCATGGATACCTTTTTCAACCTCACATTAAAGGAGGTCAATTTTCTGAGGTGGTTCAACATCTACTGCACAAATGTGCCCTTCATTTTCAAAGGGGATGATGATGTCTTCGTCAACCCAACTAACCTGGTGGATCTCATAGACTTCCGAACACAGGAGGGCAAAGAGCGTGACCTGTTTATTGGGGACACCATTTCAAAAGCAGCGCCTATTAGAAATCGGCAGAGTAAGTACTATATACCCAAAGAGCTATATAACGAGCCATATCCACCCTACGTAGGTGGTGGAGGGTTTCTCATGTCCTCTCAGCTGGCATATAGATTTTTTGCAGTGTCCGAGAGTGTGAAGCTTTTCCCCATTGATGACGTCTTCTTGGGCATGTGCCTTCAGAAGTTAGGGCTGGCACCAGAAATGCACCCAGGCTTTAAAACATTTGGGATCGTGAGGCGCAAGGTGAGCCAGATGAACAGTGAGCCATGTTTCTACCGCCACCTCATTGTGGTGCACAAACTAAGCCCAGAGGAACTGCTGAGGATGTGGGACACAGTGCACGACGTGAAGCTTACCTGTGCCAGAAAGGGTATCGATTGA